Proteins co-encoded in one Ignavibacteria bacterium genomic window:
- the nuoE gene encoding NADH-quinone oxidoreductase subunit NuoE, giving the protein MANHIIENYPKNDRSILIPLLQDIQDEHGYLPEDVLTEAAKHIGMPLSSIYGVATFYNQFRLTPLGKNIVRVCRGTACHVKNSANILFGLESALNIKAGQTTRDKNFTLEVVSCIGACSIAPVICINDDYYGRISVKEIDKILKKYQPVTPRSSSIKTEETVK; this is encoded by the coding sequence ATGGCAAATCATATAATTGAAAACTACCCAAAGAACGACAGAAGTATCTTAATACCACTTCTGCAGGATATCCAGGATGAACACGGTTATCTGCCCGAAGATGTATTAACGGAAGCAGCCAAACATATCGGAATGCCTTTGAGCTCGATTTATGGCGTTGCTACATTCTACAACCAGTTCCGTTTAACTCCACTCGGTAAAAATATCGTCAGAGTTTGCAGAGGAACTGCATGCCATGTAAAAAATTCTGCAAATATTTTATTCGGACTGGAATCCGCACTTAACATTAAAGCCGGTCAAACAACCCGTGACAAGAATTTTACTCTTGAAGTGGTCAGTTGCATCGGTGCCTGTTCCATAGCTCCGGTAATCTGCATTAACGATGATTATTATGGCAGAATTAGCGTGAAAGAAATTGACAAGATTCTCAAAAAATATCAGCCGGTAACCCCCAGATCATCATCGATTAAAACAGAGGAGACAGTAAAATGA